The following coding sequences are from one Dreissena polymorpha isolate Duluth1 chromosome 8, UMN_Dpol_1.0, whole genome shotgun sequence window:
- the LOC127842582 gene encoding uncharacterized protein LOC127842582 translates to MIRIVCLYGLFALSVAFLSEGPCDLEPARGGSHRDANYTAKIRVPKSCTNGTFVWHYPGGNVYLLFKDYKRSTAVCFRTPFGDNIFKIYDATSGHKMRLLPIPERNNDKSVCTTAAVGRRLKIRVYAEPIYYMGKFAFYLVFAPSSATMYPL, encoded by the exons ATGATCAGGATTGTATGCTTATACGGTCTGTTCGCACTTTCCGTGGCGTTTTTGTCAGAAGGACCTTGTGACCTCGAACCCGCCCGTGG GGGGTCTCACCGGGATGCCAACTACACAGCCAAAATACGAGTCCCCAAGTCCTGTACGAATGGTACATTTGTCTGGCACTACCCGGGGGGCAATGTGTACCTGCTTTTTAAGGACTACAAGAGGTCAACCGCTGTGTGCTTCCGGACGCCTTTCGGCGacaatatattcaaaatatatgaCGCCACTTCGGGTCATAAAATGAGACTGCTGCCGATTCCTGAAAGGAACAACG ATAAGAGCGTGTGTACGACCGCCGCTGTTGGACGCCGTCTGAAGATACGAGTGTACGCGGAACCGATTTACTATATGGGGAAGTTCGCGTTCTACCTCGTTTTTGCG CCAAGCAGTGCGACAATGTATCCACTGTAG